A portion of the Halobacterium hubeiense genome contains these proteins:
- a CDS encoding DUF7558 family protein — MQQTLVGCAFCDAPPGTETGEAHTWGQDERVTHPICVDCAIQTEPDPDERDHVACDGCGLVVDTLAALTRFRVELGHLEGPVQLCARCSPGGLATYWTRELEEHLVATPAE, encoded by the coding sequence ATGCAGCAGACCCTTGTCGGCTGTGCGTTTTGCGACGCGCCGCCCGGTACCGAGACTGGCGAGGCCCACACCTGGGGGCAGGACGAGCGGGTCACCCACCCGATCTGTGTGGACTGCGCCATTCAGACGGAGCCGGATCCCGACGAGCGCGATCACGTTGCCTGTGACGGTTGTGGACTGGTCGTCGACACGCTCGCAGCGCTCACGCGGTTCCGGGTCGAACTCGGGCATCTAGAAGGCCCGGTACAGCTGTGCGCCCGCTGTAGTCCGGGCGGGCTCGCGACGTACTGGACGCGCGAACTCGAGGAGCATCTCGTCGCGACGCCGGCTGAGTGA
- a CDS encoding DUF7437 domain-containing protein → MSRTSNRADGDIVQDFLSVADLLEEPQLAQLYAYLAREREATVQDVMDDLELAQGTAYSYVNRLVDAGVVDVTDDEQPRRYAAREIDLTVTTAAGDREYTITPSLIDAVGRRETDADIDTYIDRHGVAGLATALTYSVARERGEVTHRLMAEDLDISPLAAEMILQALRPVAHEHYDIEEAGAGLDELDIDDDGADDA, encoded by the coding sequence GTGTCACGCACCTCAAACCGCGCCGACGGCGACATCGTCCAGGACTTCCTCTCGGTCGCCGATCTCCTCGAGGAGCCACAGCTCGCCCAGCTGTACGCGTACCTCGCCCGGGAGAGGGAAGCGACCGTCCAGGACGTAATGGACGACCTCGAGCTCGCACAGGGAACCGCTTACAGCTACGTCAACCGGCTCGTCGACGCCGGCGTCGTCGACGTCACCGACGACGAGCAGCCGCGCCGGTACGCAGCCCGAGAGATCGACCTGACCGTGACGACGGCTGCGGGCGACCGCGAGTACACGATCACGCCGTCGCTCATCGACGCCGTCGGCCGCCGCGAGACGGACGCCGACATCGATACCTACATCGACCGCCACGGCGTCGCCGGCCTCGCAACGGCGCTCACCTACTCGGTCGCCCGCGAACGCGGCGAGGTGACCCACCGGCTGATGGCCGAGGATCTGGACATCTCGCCGCTAGCTGCGGAGATGATCCTGCAGGCGCTACGCCCCGTCGCCCACGAGCACTACGACATCGAGGAGGCAGGGGCAGGACTCGACGAGTTGGATATCGACGACGACGGCGCTGACGACGCGTGA